In Nocardia asteroides, the following proteins share a genomic window:
- a CDS encoding PspC domain-containing protein produces the protein MSRTSFGDQIQQMWHTRPVRLPRQGPIAGVAAGFGLRYGVDPVLLRVAFVVSTIFGGAGIVLYLLAWLILSSAGNEVSAAEALTEHARGTHSQTKTIVLIVALAIAVSAMGPIGLGLGGSGVISMGLMLAGWWMLYIRHPELPAGFDTYRAAPLGATGYPAAGYPTGVPVRGYPYTPDVPPTGMYTPYTKLPDAYVPDPATTVLPREETRVAGAESTPLLRVDATETVVLHKDSTGAVAAAEVTAEIEAVETVPAEHDSRTTLESPSSATAEPTSNVDSTSTDQPTPADADASPTDQAAPAETDATSSEAAPAGVDSTSTEPAPVSIAKPAVITDARDDGEPAVALDKRDTDPPHATTVLPRDFPGAPTPGYPRISAQIPPGVDPLSIAPLAWELPEAAPRYAVAAPPPPKRPRSRLTPITIGLAILAAAAAGAVAASGAEWMTPARIAAFALAVVGLGLIAGAFLRRGYGLLVLTAPLAGFVLLASLIGPIDFEHNGAVGERVWAPATVQDLQPRYALDIGSGTLDLRGLDLTESRSVELAVNIGDARVFVPEDMTVRTTCDVRVADDTCVEGVTGPNTPGAPILDLKIKMHLGDVKVTRG, from the coding sequence ATGAGCAGAACGAGCTTCGGTGACCAGATCCAGCAGATGTGGCATACGCGGCCCGTCCGGCTGCCGCGGCAGGGGCCGATCGCCGGTGTCGCGGCCGGGTTCGGATTGCGGTACGGGGTCGACCCGGTGCTGTTGCGGGTGGCGTTCGTGGTGTCGACGATCTTCGGTGGCGCGGGCATCGTGCTGTATCTGCTGGCCTGGCTGATCCTGAGTTCCGCGGGGAACGAGGTGTCGGCGGCCGAGGCGCTGACCGAGCACGCGCGCGGCACGCACTCGCAGACCAAGACGATCGTGCTGATCGTGGCGCTGGCCATCGCGGTCTCGGCGATGGGGCCGATCGGGCTCGGGCTCGGCGGGTCCGGGGTGATCAGCATGGGTCTGATGCTCGCGGGCTGGTGGATGCTCTACATCCGGCATCCGGAGCTGCCCGCCGGGTTCGACACCTACCGCGCGGCGCCGCTCGGCGCCACCGGCTACCCGGCCGCCGGATATCCGACCGGCGTCCCGGTCCGCGGCTACCCGTACACCCCCGATGTGCCCCCGACCGGGATGTACACGCCCTACACCAAACTGCCCGACGCCTACGTCCCCGATCCGGCGACGACGGTGCTCCCGCGCGAGGAAACCCGCGTGGCCGGAGCGGAATCCACTCCCCTGCTGCGCGTCGACGCGACCGAAACGGTGGTCCTGCACAAGGATTCCACCGGTGCGGTCGCGGCCGCCGAGGTGACGGCGGAGATCGAGGCCGTGGAAACGGTCCCGGCGGAACACGATTCCCGCACCACGCTCGAATCCCCTTCCTCCGCAACAGCCGAGCCGACGTCGAATGTCGACAGCACGTCGACCGACCAGCCCACGCCGGCTGACGCCGATGCCTCCCCGACCGACCAGGCGGCCCCGGCCGAAACCGACGCCACCTCGAGCGAGGCCGCCCCGGCCGGCGTCGACTCCACCTCGACAGAGCCCGCCCCGGTGTCGATCGCGAAACCCGCCGTGATCACCGACGCCCGGGACGACGGCGAGCCGGCCGTCGCCCTCGACAAGCGCGACACCGACCCGCCGCACGCCACCACCGTCCTGCCCAGGGACTTCCCCGGCGCGCCCACCCCGGGCTACCCCCGGATCAGCGCCCAGATCCCGCCCGGCGTCGACCCGCTCAGCATCGCCCCGCTGGCCTGGGAACTCCCCGAGGCCGCGCCCCGCTACGCCGTCGCCGCGCCCCCGCCGCCGAAGCGGCCGCGCTCCCGGCTCACGCCCATCACCATCGGGCTCGCGATCCTCGCCGCCGCCGCGGCGGGCGCGGTCGCCGCGTCCGGGGCGGAGTGGATGACCCCGGCACGGATCGCCGCCTTCGCGCTGGCCGTGGTGGGCCTGGGGCTCATCGCCGGCGCGTTCCTGCGCCGGGGGTACGGGCTGCTCGTGCTCACCGCGCCGCTGGCCGGCTTCGTGCTGCTGGCCTCGCTGATCGGCCCGATCGACTTCGAGCACAACGGTGCCGTCGGCGAGCGGGTGTGGGCACCGGCGACCGTGCAGGATCTCCAGCCGCGGTACGCGCTCGACATCGGTTCGGGAACGCTGGATCTGCGCGGCCTGGACCTGACCGAATCGCGCAGCGTAGAACTGGCCGTGAACATCGGTGACGCGCGGGTGTTCGTGCCCGAGGACATGACCGTGCGCACGACCTGTGACGTCCGGGTCGCCGACGACACCTGCGTCGAAGGCGTGACCGGCCCGAATACCCCCGGTGCCCCGATCCTCGACCTGAAGATCAAGATGCACCTCGGCGATGTGAAGGTGACCCGTGGCTGA
- a CDS encoding MspA family porin — translation MHIITTVLGATALALTTTGIAAATPMAPHESTYHGPAGFELTLGHTDQSYRQVPALNAMPTNREVFLDNTAYVTAPAGATGGPLNIYSWATVTATTPQVSATNSVFGDTMFL, via the coding sequence TTGCACATCATCACCACCGTGCTGGGCGCCACCGCCCTCGCGCTGACCACCACCGGTATCGCCGCGGCGACCCCGATGGCCCCGCACGAGAGCACCTACCACGGCCCCGCCGGCTTCGAGCTGACCCTGGGCCACACCGACCAGTCCTACCGGCAGGTGCCCGCCCTCAACGCCATGCCGACCAACCGGGAGGTCTTCCTCGACAACACCGCGTACGTGACGGCCCCGGCCGGGGCGACCGGCGGGCCGCTCAACATCTACTCGTGGGCAACGGTCACCGCGACCACCCCGCAGGTGAGCGCGACCAACTCGGTCTTCGGCGACACCATGTTCCTCTGA
- a CDS encoding AAA family ATPase — MTNSDPESSSPRALFAQRFAELYAAAGNPTLRRVASATERRMRNTQAGTPSAQRISDWKAGRNVPARFESLLPVILTLVDLARKAQRELPRALADPHEWRRLWQESVTWTATAGEGDTCPFPGLRAFRADERALFFGRERATADFVDLVRGSTGIVVLIGASGAGKSSLLAAGLRPALDLPSATMTPGATPSAALAAVDTADLRVLVVDQFEELFTLCRDETERAGFLTALAALTTRPADPITVVLALRADFYEPCLHHPVLRESLQHNGYLLGPMTMDEVSRAVTGPAAAAGLTLEQGLEELVRTELHGLGGHTGADGYDPGALPLLSHVMAATWQQREGRKLTVAGYRKAGGVAGSVAETAELAWTELTPAQQHAAQEMLGALVTVGEDARDTRRTVPRADLLTRGGDPDAAAEALEVLAAARLIALDADSVQFSHEIVLTAWPRLRGWIDTDRVGHLVRQRLESDAAEWETTARDSALLYRGTRLDSATAHTRDTASPRARAFLAASGRSARRGRRWRIGAAAIVLALLATGVVAFDRGRLADQRTADRDYTELVAAAQRTRATDPTLSAQMLLAAYRMRPDDATRTQLLNSQDLPLAVTVPAHTRGIRSLAARHSDNLLAASDYAGEAAFWNIDDPTRPRRLDVDPGFRADQLIFVPGGSDAVTEGAGGIQLWDLADPRSPRVLHTFDTLRGRSIAVDPTGKLLAEADAGRFTLWDISDRTRPTRAFTTPLPGDHHRIEFAPASPTLALSTTTFAPGQVDTVQLWDIRVPSAAREIGTPITSIGSERIQDFAFSPDGTRMAVATYGVRENANAATSRVTLWQVTDPLRLRAYGAPIRIDNEVTSSLAFREDGNLLAVGSDESGQLWNVADPTQPVRTGPSLSVSPTACPQATRAICRGGPISMVFLPGAPILFGAGDDGHVRSWSLPPSTADAVSGVASVPVFDRAGDRMTMLTVSGHLVVWDTTDARRPRRVADIPGSPKWRAPELSPDGRTLSVHDASTAQRRVFDLTDPRSPRPLTSWPTTGGQGSPVEGGRMLDIGEKSAQLWDVADRAAPAGTADTRAHRHLHRRRPQSRRHPSPRDDARPTRLDAALRSPDLGVGRPTAPPVGHRNRHRCHRRLPADEVSVRQQDPRRSPVRSLRPVGHLDFRHRLPAGRRGAHRDRAAAVRIGHHGP, encoded by the coding sequence TTGACCAACAGTGATCCGGAGAGTTCTTCGCCACGCGCACTTTTCGCGCAGCGGTTCGCCGAACTCTATGCCGCGGCGGGAAATCCGACCCTGCGCCGGGTGGCCTCGGCCACCGAGCGGCGCATGCGCAACACCCAGGCGGGCACCCCGTCGGCACAGCGGATCAGCGACTGGAAAGCCGGACGCAACGTGCCAGCCCGTTTCGAATCGCTCCTGCCGGTGATTCTGACCCTCGTCGACCTGGCCAGGAAGGCCCAGCGCGAACTGCCGCGCGCCCTGGCCGACCCCCACGAATGGCGCCGCCTCTGGCAGGAGTCGGTGACCTGGACCGCCACCGCGGGCGAGGGCGACACCTGCCCGTTCCCCGGCCTGCGCGCCTTCCGCGCCGACGAGCGCGCGCTGTTCTTCGGCCGGGAGCGGGCCACCGCCGACTTCGTCGACCTGGTTCGCGGCAGCACCGGCATCGTGGTGCTGATCGGCGCGTCGGGCGCGGGGAAGTCGTCGCTGCTGGCCGCGGGCCTGCGACCGGCGCTGGACCTGCCCTCGGCCACCATGACACCCGGCGCGACACCGTCGGCCGCCCTCGCCGCCGTCGACACCGCCGACCTGCGGGTCCTGGTGGTCGACCAGTTCGAGGAACTGTTCACCCTCTGCCGCGACGAGACCGAACGCGCCGGCTTCCTCACCGCCCTTGCCGCCCTGACCACCCGCCCCGCAGACCCCATCACCGTCGTCCTGGCCCTGCGGGCCGACTTCTACGAACCCTGCCTGCACCACCCGGTCCTGCGGGAGAGCTTGCAGCACAACGGCTATCTGCTCGGCCCGATGACGATGGACGAGGTGTCGCGCGCCGTCACCGGCCCCGCGGCCGCCGCCGGGCTCACCCTCGAACAGGGCCTGGAAGAACTGGTCCGCACCGAACTGCACGGCCTCGGCGGCCACACCGGCGCCGACGGCTACGACCCCGGCGCGCTGCCACTGCTCTCGCACGTGATGGCCGCGACCTGGCAGCAGCGGGAAGGCCGCAAACTCACCGTCGCCGGGTATCGCAAGGCGGGCGGGGTGGCGGGCTCGGTCGCCGAGACCGCCGAACTGGCCTGGACCGAACTCACCCCCGCCCAGCAGCACGCCGCCCAGGAAATGCTCGGCGCGCTGGTCACCGTCGGCGAGGACGCCCGCGACACCCGCCGCACCGTCCCCCGCGCCGACCTGCTCACCCGCGGCGGTGACCCCGACGCCGCGGCCGAGGCGCTGGAGGTCCTCGCCGCCGCCCGGCTCATCGCCCTGGACGCGGACTCGGTCCAGTTCTCCCACGAAATCGTCCTCACCGCCTGGCCCCGCCTGCGCGGCTGGATCGACACCGACCGCGTCGGCCACCTGGTCCGCCAGCGCCTGGAATCCGACGCCGCCGAATGGGAGACGACCGCCCGCGACTCCGCCCTCCTCTACCGCGGCACCCGCCTCGACAGCGCCACCGCCCACACCCGCGACACCGCCAGCCCCCGCGCCCGCGCCTTCCTCGCCGCCTCCGGCCGATCGGCGCGCCGGGGCAGGAGATGGCGAATCGGCGCCGCCGCGATCGTCCTGGCCCTGCTGGCGACCGGTGTGGTGGCGTTCGATCGCGGCAGACTGGCCGATCAGCGGACCGCGGATCGCGACTACACCGAGCTGGTGGCCGCCGCGCAGCGCACCCGCGCGACCGACCCGACCCTGTCGGCGCAGATGCTCCTCGCCGCGTACCGGATGCGTCCCGACGACGCGACCCGCACCCAGCTGCTGAACAGCCAGGACCTGCCGCTCGCCGTCACCGTGCCGGCGCACACGCGCGGCATCCGCAGCCTCGCCGCTCGCCATTCGGACAACCTGCTCGCCGCGTCCGACTACGCGGGCGAGGCCGCCTTCTGGAACATCGACGATCCCACCCGGCCGCGACGCCTCGACGTGGATCCCGGATTCCGGGCCGACCAGCTGATCTTCGTTCCCGGCGGCTCCGACGCGGTCACGGAGGGCGCGGGCGGAATCCAGCTCTGGGACCTCGCCGACCCGCGATCCCCGCGCGTGCTGCACACCTTCGACACCCTTCGTGGACGCTCCATCGCGGTCGACCCGACCGGCAAGCTGCTGGCCGAGGCCGACGCCGGGCGCTTCACGCTCTGGGACATCAGCGATCGGACCCGGCCGACGCGCGCGTTCACCACGCCACTGCCCGGCGATCACCACCGCATCGAATTCGCGCCGGCGAGCCCGACTCTCGCGCTGAGCACGACGACCTTCGCCCCGGGCCAAGTCGACACCGTCCAGCTGTGGGACATCCGGGTGCCGTCCGCCGCACGCGAGATCGGGACGCCGATCACCTCCATCGGCAGCGAGCGCATCCAGGACTTCGCCTTCAGCCCGGACGGCACCCGGATGGCGGTGGCCACCTACGGTGTGCGAGAGAACGCCAACGCGGCCACCAGCCGGGTCACGCTGTGGCAGGTCACCGACCCGCTGCGCCTGCGCGCCTACGGGGCGCCGATCCGGATCGACAACGAGGTGACGAGCTCGCTCGCCTTCCGGGAGGACGGGAACCTGCTCGCCGTCGGCTCCGACGAGTCGGGCCAGCTGTGGAATGTCGCCGACCCCACGCAGCCGGTGCGGACCGGGCCCTCGCTGTCGGTCTCCCCGACCGCGTGCCCGCAGGCCACGCGCGCGATCTGCCGTGGCGGCCCGATATCGATGGTGTTCCTGCCGGGCGCGCCGATCCTGTTCGGCGCCGGTGACGACGGGCACGTCCGCAGCTGGTCGTTGCCGCCGTCGACGGCCGACGCGGTCTCCGGTGTCGCGTCGGTGCCGGTCTTCGACCGGGCCGGCGACCGCATGACCATGCTGACGGTGAGCGGCCACCTGGTCGTCTGGGATACCACCGATGCCCGCCGCCCGCGCCGGGTCGCCGATATCCCCGGCAGCCCGAAGTGGCGAGCGCCCGAGCTGAGTCCCGACGGCCGCACCCTGTCCGTCCACGACGCGAGCACGGCCCAGCGCCGGGTCTTCGACCTCACCGACCCGCGCTCGCCACGCCCGCTGACCAGCTGGCCGACCACCGGCGGCCAGGGTTCGCCGGTCGAAGGCGGCCGGATGCTGGACATCGGCGAGAAATCGGCCCAGCTGTGGGACGTCGCCGACCGCGCCGCGCCCGCTGGGACCGCCGATACCCGCGCGCATCGGCACCTTCATCGCCGGCGACCTCAGTCCCGACGGCACCCGAGCCCACGTGACGATGCTCGACCAACGCGACTGGATGCCGCTCTACGTTCGCCAGATCTGGGCGTTGGACGACCCACAGCACCCCCGGTTGGTCACCGAAACCGACATCGATGTCACCGCCGTCTACCAGCCGATGAGGTTTCTGTCCGACAACAAGACCCTCGTCGGTCCCCGGTTCGATCACTTCGGCCTGTGGGACACCTCGACTTCCGACACCGTCTCCCCGCTGGTCGACGCGGTGCGCACCGAGATCGGGCCGCTGCAGTCCGTATCGGCCACCACGGACCGTGA